A window of the Labrus mixtus chromosome 8, fLabMix1.1, whole genome shotgun sequence genome harbors these coding sequences:
- the LOC132978491 gene encoding inositol monophosphatase 1-like: MADWTNCLNFGISIAKQASEVVLLAFQQQKDVKLKSSPADLVTETDQQVEKILISAIRNKYPDHRFIGEESVAAGERLELTDSPTWIIDPIDGTVNFVHRFPFVAISIAFTVNKQTEFGVVYSCMEDKMFYAQRGKGAFVNGEALHASGQEDVSRCVVVTEIGAERDDLSLSTMTSNIFRLLQLPVHGVRAMGTAAVDMCQVATGGADAYYHIGMHCWDIAASAIIVQEAGGVVMDTDGSDFDMMSRRVIAASSPAVANSIAHVIQAFPCRRDDEDPCRCVCGANGV; the protein is encoded by the exons ATGGCTGACTGGACCAACTGTCTGAACTTCGGTATCTCTATTGCCAAACAGGCCAGTGAG GTGGTTCTGTTGGCGTTCCAGCAgcagaaagatgtgaagcttAAAAGTTCTCCGGCTGATCTGGTGACAGAAACGGATCAACAAGTCGAGAAGATCCTCATCTCTGCCATCAGGAACAAATACCCAGATCACAG GTTCATAGGGGAGGAGTCAGTGGCGGCAGGTGAGCGTCTGGAGCTGACCGACAGCCCCACCTGGATCATCGACCCCATTGATGGGACTGTGAACTTTGTACACAG GTTTCCATTTGTGGCCATCTCCATCGCTTTCACCGTCAACAAGCAG ACGGAGTTTGGCGTGGTTTACAGCTGCATGGAGGACAAAATGTTCTACGctcagagaggaaaaggagcaTTTGTGAACGGAGAAGCGCTGCACGCCTcaggacaggaag ATGTCAGCAGGTGTGTGGTGGTGACGGAGATCGGGGCAGAACGTGACGACCTCTCCCTGTCCACCATGACCTCCAACATCTTCAGGCTGCTCCAACTTCCTGTTCACGG TGTTCGTGCGATGGGGACGGCGGCGGTCGATATGTGTCAGGTGGCAACGGGTGGAGCTGATGCTTATTATCACATCGGGATGCACTGTTGGGACATTGCTGCCTCCGCCATCATTGTCCAGGAGGCAGGAGGTGTTGTCATGGATACTGACG GCTCAGACTTTGACATGATGTCCAGGAGAGTCATCGCTGCCAGCTCCCCAGCTGTGGCCAATAGCATCGCTCATGTCATTCAGGCGTTTCCATGTCGCCGTGACGATGAGGACCCCTGCAGGTGTGTCTGCGGAGCGAATGGAGTGTAG